One window of Mediterraneibacter gnavus ATCC 29149 genomic DNA carries:
- a CDS encoding MerR family transcriptional regulator, translated as MNQERYIKTGEFAKLVGVTKHTLFYYDKIGLFSPEIKLENGYRFYSFDQLDVFDVIQTLRELDVSLEEIKGYMNQRSPKRLLKLFRKEQSIIRKQMQQLKKMEEWIVKKSEIIEKTMQTDTEAIRIEEEPDRYMIQSCATDTNERVWAEKIGELFEYCARNGIKSAYSIGYRQNTKEIQSGIFDQYSVFYELLDEKPQKVNYSVRPAGMYLIAYHKGKWQTLEDTYKKILEYGKENKIQLGAHCYEDILFDSLTMSEEEEYLTRIVFEIQSSKSGR; from the coding sequence ATGAATCAGGAAAGATATATTAAAACCGGAGAATTTGCAAAGCTGGTTGGAGTGACAAAGCATACGCTGTTCTATTACGATAAGATTGGATTGTTTTCTCCGGAGATCAAGCTGGAGAATGGCTATCGCTTTTATTCTTTTGATCAGCTGGATGTGTTCGATGTGATCCAGACATTGAGAGAACTGGATGTGTCTTTAGAGGAGATCAAAGGATATATGAATCAGAGAAGTCCAAAGAGACTGCTGAAGTTGTTTCGAAAAGAACAGAGCATAATCAGGAAACAGATGCAGCAGCTGAAAAAGATGGAAGAGTGGATTGTAAAGAAGAGTGAGATTATTGAGAAGACAATGCAGACAGATACGGAAGCAATCAGAATCGAGGAAGAACCGGACAGATATATGATCCAGTCCTGTGCAACGGATACAAATGAACGGGTATGGGCAGAAAAAATCGGAGAATTATTTGAGTATTGTGCGAGGAATGGGATCAAAAGCGCATATTCCATTGGATACCGACAAAATACGAAGGAGATTCAAAGCGGTATTTTTGATCAGTATTCTGTTTTTTATGAGCTTTTGGATGAGAAACCGCAAAAAGTCAACTACAGTGTCAGACCCGCGGGAATGTATCTGATCGCCTATCATAAAGGAAAATGGCAGACGCTGGAGGATACCTATAAGAAAATTTTAGAATATGGGAAAGAGAATAAAATCCAGTTGGGCGCACATTGCTATGAAGACATTCTGTTTGACAGCCTCACCATGTCTGAAGAAGAGGAGTATCTGACACGGATTGTCTTTGAGATCCAGAGTTCGAAAAGTGGAAGATAA
- a CDS encoding DUF368 domain-containing protein, producing MMKEHKEGSLPLCTFLVRMLQGMLIGLGAVLPGISGGVLCVIFGIYRPVMELLSNPRKYFFTHIRKLLPVILGGAVGFLGVANILSFFLEKYPDPSVCLFVGLIAGMLPSLMREAGKEGRTNGSWISMVAAVVIFAILTTLNLLSVSLVPNVGWYVFCGVCLALSVIVPGMSFSTLLMPLGLYTPFVDGLGHLNLSIMIPSGIGAVVTVICFAKMIDALLEKFYSYVFHAIVGIVVAATVMIIPFGSFTVSLSAAIVNVICLGLGVLCSLLLNRIDKDDLLA from the coding sequence ATGATGAAAGAACACAAAGAGGGAAGTTTGCCTTTGTGCACATTTCTAGTTCGAATGCTTCAGGGGATGCTCATAGGCCTTGGAGCTGTCCTTCCGGGAATTTCAGGTGGTGTCCTGTGCGTCATTTTCGGAATTTACAGACCTGTAATGGAGTTATTGTCCAATCCGCGAAAGTACTTTTTTACCCATATCCGTAAATTACTTCCGGTTATTTTGGGCGGCGCAGTCGGTTTCCTTGGAGTTGCCAATATATTGTCGTTTTTCCTGGAAAAGTATCCGGATCCATCCGTGTGTCTTTTTGTCGGATTGATCGCAGGTATGCTGCCGTCTCTGATGCGTGAGGCGGGAAAAGAAGGACGGACCAACGGATCATGGATCTCTATGGTGGCAGCAGTGGTGATCTTTGCCATACTGACAACATTGAACCTGCTGTCAGTCAGCCTTGTGCCGAATGTAGGATGGTACGTTTTTTGCGGCGTGTGTCTGGCATTGAGCGTGATTGTTCCGGGAATGAGTTTTTCTACCCTTCTGATGCCTCTGGGATTGTATACTCCGTTTGTTGACGGGCTGGGACATCTGAATCTGAGCATTATGATCCCAAGTGGAATCGGTGCAGTTGTTACGGTAATATGTTTCGCGAAGATGATAGATGCTCTTCTGGAAAAATTTTATTCCTATGTGTTCCATGCCATTGTCGGAATTGTAGTAGCGGCAACGGTTATGATCATACCATTTGGAAGTTTTACAGTATCTTTAAGTGCGGCAATCGTAAATGTGATCTGCCTGGGACTTGGAGTTCTGTGTTCACTTTTATTGAATCGGATTGACAAAGATGATCTTTTAGCGTAA
- a CDS encoding DUF47 domain-containing protein: MSKKQDDYYFDNFMKCAEYSCKAAYLLKEILTEFQPEEISKKMEEIHEIERQADTQRHEITDKLAKAFITPIEREDIIALSHHIDDVTDKIEEVLIRVYINNVQEMRQEVFLMLDVVIECCEELQTLLKEFKNFKHSKELKPSIIRMNTLEEKEDELFISSMRKLHVEEQDVRNIIAWREIYTYLEKCADACEHVADIVGSVAMKNS; the protein is encoded by the coding sequence ATGTCAAAAAAACAGGATGATTATTATTTCGATAACTTTATGAAATGTGCAGAATACTCATGTAAAGCAGCATATTTATTAAAGGAGATACTGACAGAGTTTCAGCCGGAAGAGATTTCAAAGAAGATGGAAGAGATTCATGAGATCGAGCGTCAGGCAGATACACAGAGACACGAGATTACAGATAAGCTGGCAAAAGCATTTATCACTCCAATTGAAAGAGAGGATATTATTGCTCTCAGCCATCATATTGATGATGTGACGGATAAAATAGAAGAAGTTCTGATCCGTGTTTACATCAACAATGTACAGGAAATGCGTCAGGAAGTATTTCTTATGCTGGATGTAGTGATCGAATGCTGTGAAGAACTTCAGACTCTTTTGAAGGAGTTTAAGAATTTCAAACATTCCAAAGAACTGAAGCCAAGCATTATCCGGATGAATACATTAGAAGAAAAAGAAGATGAACTGTTTATTTCCAGTATGAGAAAACTTCACGTGGAAGAACAGGATGTGAGAAATATCATTGCATGGAGAGAGATTTATACTTATCTTGAAAAATGCGCAGATGCATGTGAGCATGTGGCAGATATCGTAGGAAGCGTTGCAATGAAAAACAGCTAA
- a CDS encoding inorganic phosphate transporter: protein MELTFVNFWQDIISNPMLFITVLLTLGVIFVNGWTDAPNAIATCVATRCMPVRAAIMMSAVFNFLGVFVMTQINSSVASTISNMVDFGNHTDEALIALCAALLSIVIYSTAASFFGIPTSESHSLIAGLSGAAIAIQQGVGGINFDEWVKVLYGLVLSLILGFATGWVVCKLITVFCRSMDRRKTNRFFGGAQIAGAAAMSFMHGAQDGQKFIGVLFLGIAFAGGHNSVSGMEIPVWLMLLCSIVMAVGTSIGGEKIIKSVGMNMVKLERYQGFSADLAGAICLLYSSLMGVPVSTTHTKTSAIMGVGAVKRVSAINFGVVKDMMLTWIFTFPGCGLISFCMAKIFMYIFG from the coding sequence ATGGAATTGACATTTGTAAATTTCTGGCAGGATATTATAAGTAACCCGATGCTGTTTATCACAGTCCTACTCACTCTGGGGGTAATCTTTGTAAATGGCTGGACCGACGCACCGAATGCGATCGCCACCTGTGTGGCGACCAGGTGTATGCCGGTGCGTGCCGCAATCATGATGAGTGCAGTGTTTAATTTTCTCGGCGTTTTTGTAATGACGCAGATCAACAGCTCCGTTGCATCTACGATCAGCAATATGGTGGATTTTGGGAACCATACCGATGAGGCGCTGATCGCATTGTGTGCAGCGTTGTTGTCCATTGTGATATACAGTACAGCAGCCTCATTTTTCGGAATTCCGACCAGCGAAAGTCACAGTCTGATTGCAGGGCTTTCCGGAGCCGCGATCGCAATTCAGCAGGGCGTGGGCGGAATCAACTTTGATGAATGGGTCAAAGTTCTGTATGGTCTTGTACTGAGCCTGATCCTTGGATTTGCAACAGGATGGGTGGTATGTAAACTGATTACCGTCTTTTGCCGTTCCATGGACCGCCGCAAGACGAATCGCTTTTTTGGAGGTGCGCAGATTGCAGGTGCGGCAGCCATGAGTTTTATGCATGGAGCACAGGACGGTCAGAAATTCATAGGTGTTTTGTTTTTGGGAATCGCATTTGCAGGAGGACACAATTCCGTAAGCGGGATGGAAATTCCGGTGTGGCTGATGCTTCTGTGCAGTATTGTTATGGCTGTTGGAACCAGTATCGGAGGAGAAAAAATTATTAAATCAGTGGGCATGAACATGGTAAAGCTGGAGCGTTACCAGGGATTTTCCGCGGATCTTGCCGGGGCAATCTGTCTTCTGTACTCCAGTCTGATGGGAGTTCCGGTTTCTACGACACACACAAAGACAAGTGCGATCATGGGAGTCGGCGCAGTAAAAAGGGTTTCTGCGATCAATTTTGGAGTTGTAAAAGATATGATGCTGACCTGGATTTTTACGTTTCCGGGCTGCGGACTGATTAGTTTTTGTATGGCAAAAATATTTATGTACATATTTGGATAA
- a CDS encoding potassium channel family protein, giving the protein MKKKVETAYGVIGLGRFGEALAMMLAQSGHEVIAVDKDEKKVKEMRQYTDCAFVADNLSSDTLKEIGIQNCDVVIICIGEKVDVSVLTTMSVIEMGVPRVIAKALSPEQGAVLSKLGAEVVYPERDMALRLGKKLLSNNFLEYVSLCNQVEIRQIEVPNHLIGKSIEETEIRQKYRLNIIAIENGDETNIEVMPEYRLRQGDIIVVIGKVDNIDVFVNEV; this is encoded by the coding sequence ATGAAAAAGAAAGTAGAAACAGCATATGGAGTCATCGGGCTGGGGCGTTTTGGAGAAGCGCTGGCAATGATGCTGGCACAGTCAGGGCATGAGGTCATCGCAGTTGATAAGGATGAAAAAAAGGTAAAAGAGATGCGGCAGTATACAGACTGTGCATTTGTGGCAGACAATCTCAGCTCTGATACATTAAAAGAAATTGGAATACAGAATTGTGATGTTGTGATTATTTGTATCGGAGAAAAAGTGGACGTCAGTGTATTGACCACCATGAGTGTGATAGAGATGGGAGTGCCGCGTGTGATTGCAAAAGCGCTGAGTCCGGAACAGGGAGCGGTGCTGAGCAAGCTCGGAGCAGAGGTTGTATATCCGGAGAGGGATATGGCTCTGAGACTTGGGAAGAAACTGTTGTCCAATAACTTCCTGGAGTATGTTTCTTTATGTAACCAGGTAGAGATCCGTCAGATAGAGGTCCCGAACCATTTGATCGGGAAGAGCATAGAAGAGACGGAGATCCGTCAGAAGTACCGGTTGAATATTATTGCAATTGAAAACGGAGATGAGACGAATATTGAAGTGATGCCGGAATATCGTCTGCGTCAGGGAGACATCATTGTGGTGATCGGAAAAGTAGATAACATTGATGTGTTCGTGAATGAAGTTTAA
- a CDS encoding TrkH family potassium uptake protein, translating to MKKINMFLRNQPPGRMIVAGFAAVILLGMLVLLLPISVKDGAEVTLIDALFTSTSAVCVTGLIAIDTADHFTAFGQGVVAALIQVGGLGVTSLGVGLMLVARKRVGIKSRMMVKEALNIESYKGIVKLVKSVLLMTLCFEAGGALLSFLVFSRDYSTVHAIGISIFHSIAAFNNSGFDILGGLRNLTPYQDDVLLNLTTCTLIIFGGLGFLVILDIGKQKCFKKLTLHSKVVIVTSLVLLVVGTLTLKLTENVTWLGAFFQSVSARTAGFSTYPIGQFTDAGLFVLCILMFIGASPGSTGGGIKTSTFFIMFQKIRGTCTKGTVHAFHRNISEQNISKAFMITILSGTVVCVATFFMCVLEPEYSFMQLLFEVVSAFGTVGLSTGITPALSVAGKAVIILVMFTGRVGAFTLISMWVNRTEPRARYSEEEVSIG from the coding sequence ATGAAGAAAATAAATATGTTTTTGAGAAATCAGCCGCCCGGCAGAATGATCGTGGCAGGATTTGCGGCAGTGATTCTGTTAGGGATGCTTGTGCTGCTTCTTCCCATATCGGTAAAGGATGGTGCAGAGGTCACTCTGATCGATGCACTGTTTACCTCTACAAGTGCAGTGTGCGTGACAGGGCTGATCGCGATTGATACGGCGGATCATTTTACTGCCTTTGGTCAGGGCGTTGTTGCAGCTTTGATACAGGTCGGCGGACTGGGAGTGACTTCTCTGGGCGTGGGCCTGATGCTTGTGGCAAGAAAACGAGTTGGAATTAAAAGCAGAATGATGGTAAAAGAGGCGCTGAATATTGAAAGCTATAAGGGAATTGTAAAATTAGTAAAATCTGTATTATTAATGACCTTGTGCTTTGAAGCGGGAGGTGCGCTCTTAAGCTTTCTGGTTTTCAGCCGGGATTACAGTACCGTGCATGCGATCGGAATTAGTATTTTCCATTCTATTGCAGCCTTTAATAACTCGGGGTTTGACATTTTGGGAGGACTTAGAAACCTGACGCCTTATCAGGATGATGTCCTTTTGAATCTGACCACATGTACACTGATCATTTTTGGCGGATTGGGATTTCTTGTTATTCTGGATATAGGAAAACAAAAGTGTTTCAAGAAGCTTACTCTGCACTCCAAGGTGGTGATCGTTACCAGTTTGGTTTTGCTTGTTGTCGGAACACTGACACTTAAACTGACAGAGAATGTAACATGGCTGGGGGCGTTCTTCCAGAGCGTTTCGGCGAGAACCGCCGGATTTTCCACCTATCCGATTGGGCAGTTTACGGATGCCGGCCTGTTTGTACTGTGTATCCTGATGTTTATTGGTGCCTCTCCGGGATCTACCGGTGGAGGTATCAAGACGAGTACATTTTTTATCATGTTCCAGAAAATAAGAGGAACATGTACGAAAGGAACAGTGCATGCGTTCCATAGAAATATATCAGAGCAGAATATTTCAAAGGCATTTATGATTACGATACTTTCGGGAACAGTGGTATGTGTTGCAACGTTCTTTATGTGTGTACTCGAACCGGAATATAGTTTTATGCAGCTGTTGTTTGAAGTAGTTTCTGCGTTTGGAACGGTAGGTCTTTCTACCGGTATCACACCGGCGCTCAGTGTGGCAGGAAAGGCGGTGATCATTCTTGTCATGTTTACAGGAAGAGTCGGAGCATTTACTTTAATTTCCATGTGGGTGAACCGTACAGAACCAAGAGCAAGGTATTCAGAAGAAGAAGTTTCAATAGGATAA
- a CDS encoding peptidylprolyl isomerase codes for MKRKIGIAAAIILALFVVTGCQKQEATPKKSEQKKTEASEELLSGTHHAEIQVKDYGTITVELDADTAPITVTNFVNLAKDGFYDNLTFHRIMDGFMIQGGDPNGDGTGGADQTIKGEFSSNGVENEISHTRGTISMARAQDPDSASSQFFIVQEDSDYLDGNYAAFGHVTSGMEIVDQICKDVPVEDDNGTVKAENQPVIEKITITD; via the coding sequence ATGAAAAGAAAAATAGGAATTGCGGCGGCAATCATTCTGGCTTTATTTGTCGTAACGGGATGCCAGAAACAGGAAGCGACTCCAAAGAAATCAGAACAGAAGAAAACAGAAGCTTCTGAAGAACTTTTAAGCGGAACACACCACGCAGAAATCCAGGTCAAAGATTATGGAACGATTACAGTGGAATTAGATGCGGATACAGCACCGATCACTGTAACCAATTTTGTGAATCTTGCAAAAGACGGATTCTATGACAATCTTACATTTCACAGGATCATGGACGGGTTTATGATTCAGGGAGGTGATCCGAATGGCGACGGAACAGGAGGAGCGGATCAGACGATCAAAGGAGAATTTTCCAGCAATGGAGTAGAGAATGAAATCTCTCATACAAGAGGAACGATTTCTATGGCCAGAGCGCAGGATCCGGACAGCGCAAGTTCACAGTTTTTTATTGTTCAGGAGGACAGTGACTATTTGGATGGGAATTATGCAGCGTTTGGGCATGTGACAAGCGGCATGGAGATCGTGGATCAGATTTGCAAGGATGTTCCCGTAGAAGATGATAATGGAACAGTCAAGGCTGAAAATCAACCGGTCATCGAGAAAATCACGATAACAGATTAA
- the ppdK gene encoding pyruvate, phosphate dikinase → MATKWVYMFTEGNATMRNLLGGKGANLAEMTSLGLPVPQGFTVTTEACTQYYEDGRKINDEIMAQIMDAIVKLEEITGKKFGDKENPLLVSVRSGARASMPGMMDTILNLGLNEEVVETLAEASGNARWAWDCYRRFIQMYSDVVMEVGKKYFEELIDKMKEEKGVSLDVELTAEDLKTLAGQFKAEYKEKIGTDFPSDAKEQLMGAVKAVFRSWDNPRANVYRRDNDIPYSWGTAVNVQMMAFGNMGDDCGTGVAFTRDPATGENGLFGEFLTNAQGEDVVAGVRTPMHISEMEQKFPEAFAQFKEVCNTLEKHYRDMQDMEFTVEHGKLYMLQTRNGKRTAQAALKIACDLVDEGMRTEEEAVAMIDPRNLDTLLHPQFDAAALKAATPMAKALGASPGAACGKVVFTADDAVEWAARGEKVILVRLETSPEDITGMKSAQGILTVRGGMTSHAAVVARGMGTCCVSGCGDIVMDEANKKFTLNGKEYHEGDAISLDGSTGNIYDGIIPTVDATIAGEFGRIMGWADKYRTMKVRTNADTPADAKKARELGAEGIGLCRTEHMFFEGNRIDAFREMICSETVEEREAALEKILPEQQGDFEALYEALEGNPVTIRFLDPPLHEFVPTEEEDIKKLADAQGKTVEQIKAIIDGLHEFNPMMGHRGCRLAVTYPEIAKMQTKAVIRAAINVQKAHPDWTVKPEIMIPLVGEIKELKYVKKFVVETADAEIAAAGSDLKYEVGTMIEIPRAALTADEIAKEADFFCFGTNDLTQMTFGFSRDDAGKFLDAYYDAKIFENDPFAKLDQTGVGKLMDMAIALGKPVNPNLHVGICGEHGGDPSSVEFCNKLGLDYVSCSPFRVPIARLAAAQAAIAEKNA, encoded by the coding sequence ATGGCAACAAAATGGGTGTATATGTTCACCGAAGGTAACGCAACAATGAGAAACCTTCTCGGTGGAAAAGGCGCAAACCTTGCAGAAATGACAAGTCTGGGACTCCCGGTACCACAGGGATTCACAGTTACAACAGAAGCTTGTACACAGTATTACGAAGATGGCAGAAAGATCAATGATGAGATTATGGCGCAGATCATGGATGCAATCGTAAAACTGGAAGAAATCACAGGAAAGAAATTCGGAGATAAAGAAAATCCGCTGCTCGTTTCCGTACGTTCCGGAGCAAGAGCTTCTATGCCTGGTATGATGGATACAATCCTCAACCTTGGATTAAACGAAGAAGTTGTTGAGACTCTGGCAGAGGCATCTGGAAATGCACGCTGGGCTTGGGACTGCTACAGAAGATTCATTCAGATGTATTCTGACGTAGTTATGGAAGTAGGTAAAAAATACTTCGAAGAGCTCATCGACAAGATGAAAGAAGAAAAAGGTGTAAGCCTTGACGTTGAACTGACAGCAGAAGACTTAAAGACTTTAGCAGGACAGTTCAAAGCTGAATATAAAGAAAAAATCGGTACAGATTTCCCTTCAGACGCAAAAGAGCAGTTGATGGGAGCTGTAAAAGCTGTATTCCGTTCATGGGACAACCCAAGAGCGAATGTATACCGTCGTGACAACGATATCCCATATTCATGGGGAACAGCTGTTAACGTACAGATGATGGCATTCGGTAACATGGGAGATGACTGTGGAACAGGTGTTGCATTTACAAGAGACCCTGCTACAGGAGAGAACGGACTCTTTGGAGAGTTCCTGACAAACGCACAGGGAGAAGACGTTGTTGCCGGAGTTCGTACTCCAATGCACATTTCCGAAATGGAACAGAAATTCCCGGAAGCATTTGCTCAGTTTAAAGAAGTATGCAATACTCTGGAGAAACACTACAGAGATATGCAGGATATGGAGTTTACTGTAGAACATGGTAAACTGTATATGCTTCAGACACGTAATGGTAAGAGAACAGCACAGGCTGCTTTAAAGATCGCTTGTGACCTTGTTGATGAGGGAATGAGAACAGAAGAAGAAGCTGTTGCTATGATCGATCCTAGAAACCTTGACACTCTGCTTCACCCACAGTTTGATGCTGCTGCATTAAAAGCTGCAACACCAATGGCAAAAGCACTCGGAGCATCTCCAGGAGCTGCTTGCGGTAAAGTTGTATTCACAGCAGATGACGCTGTAGAGTGGGCTGCAAGAGGAGAAAAAGTAATCCTTGTTCGTCTGGAGACATCTCCGGAAGACATCACAGGTATGAAATCTGCTCAGGGTATCCTGACAGTACGTGGTGGTATGACATCTCACGCTGCCGTTGTTGCACGTGGAATGGGTACATGCTGTGTATCTGGATGTGGAGACATCGTGATGGACGAAGCAAACAAGAAATTCACATTAAACGGAAAAGAATACCACGAAGGAGATGCAATTTCTCTGGACGGATCTACAGGAAATATCTATGACGGAATCATCCCTACAGTTGATGCTACAATCGCTGGAGAATTCGGAAGAATCATGGGATGGGCTGATAAATACAGAACAATGAAAGTTCGTACAAATGCAGATACACCTGCAGATGCTAAGAAAGCTCGCGAACTGGGAGCAGAAGGTATCGGACTTTGCCGTACAGAGCATATGTTCTTCGAAGGAAACAGAATTGATGCATTCCGTGAGATGATCTGTTCTGAGACTGTAGAAGAAAGAGAAGCAGCACTTGAGAAGATCCTTCCGGAACAGCAGGGAGACTTCGAAGCACTGTATGAGGCACTGGAAGGAAATCCGGTTACTATCCGTTTCCTTGATCCACCGCTTCATGAGTTCGTTCCTACAGAGGAAGAGGACATCAAGAAACTGGCTGACGCTCAGGGCAAAACTGTTGAGCAGATCAAAGCAATCATCGATGGACTTCATGAGTTCAACCCAATGATGGGACACCGTGGATGCCGTCTGGCAGTTACATATCCGGAGATTGCTAAGATGCAGACAAAAGCTGTAATCCGTGCAGCTATCAATGTACAGAAAGCGCATCCGGACTGGACAGTAAAACCAGAGATTATGATTCCATTGGTTGGAGAGATCAAAGAGCTTAAATACGTGAAGAAATTCGTAGTTGAGACAGCTGACGCTGAGATCGCTGCTGCAGGAAGTGACCTGAAATACGAAGTTGGTACAATGATCGAGATCCCAAGAGCTGCTCTTACAGCTGATGAGATCGCGAAAGAAGCTGACTTCTTCTGCTTCGGTACAAACGACCTGACACAGATGACATTCGGATTCTCTCGTGATGATGCAGGAAAATTCCTGGATGCTTACTATGATGCTAAGATCTTTGAAAACGATCCATTTGCAAAACTGGATCAGACAGGTGTTGGTAAACTCATGGATATGGCAATCGCATTAGGAAAACCGGTAAATCCAAACCTGCACGTAGGAATCTGTGGAGAGCACGGTGGAGATCCAAGCTCTGTTGAATTCTGCAACAAACTTGGTCTTGATTATGTATCCTGCTCACCATTCCGTGTGCCGATCGCTCGCCTTGCTGCTGCACAGGCTGCTATCGCAGAAAAGAATGCATAA
- a CDS encoding aminopeptidase — MEKTLWQIYDDAQLAELDTLTADYKKFLDAGKTERECVTEVIRIAEKEGYVDLNKKDTLQAGDKVYMDWMGKSIVLFQIGEDSLEKGMNILGAHVDSPRLDLKQNPLYEESGFAYFDTHYYGGIKKYQWVTLPLAIHGVVVKKDGTKVNVVIGEKEEDPVFAITDLLPHLGSKQMEKTAATVIEGEALDILVGSAPLCGEEKDAVAANVLKLLKETYSMEKEDLMSAELEIVPAGKARDCGLDKSMVIGYGQDDRVCAFTSLMAMLHTENKKRTSCCILVDKEEIGSVGATGMQSRFFENAVAEILDKCGEFSELKLRRAMANSTMISSDVGAAFDPMHADVYDKRSNPFFGKGMVLNKHTGARGKGGSNDANAEYIAKLRHVFDENKVAFQLTEMGKIDAGGGGTIAYILANFGMEVIDGGVAVLSMHSPWEVSSKADVYEAYRGYCAFLKDMK; from the coding sequence ATGGAAAAAACATTATGGCAGATATATGATGATGCACAGCTTGCAGAGCTTGATACTCTGACAGCAGATTACAAAAAATTTCTGGATGCAGGAAAAACAGAGAGAGAATGTGTGACAGAAGTGATCCGCATTGCAGAAAAAGAAGGTTATGTAGACTTAAATAAGAAGGATACACTGCAGGCAGGAGATAAAGTATATATGGATTGGATGGGGAAATCCATCGTGTTATTCCAGATTGGAGAGGATTCTCTGGAAAAAGGAATGAACATTCTTGGAGCACATGTTGACTCTCCTCGTTTGGATCTCAAACAGAATCCATTATATGAAGAAAGTGGATTCGCATACTTTGATACACACTATTATGGCGGAATCAAAAAATATCAGTGGGTGACACTTCCGCTTGCAATTCACGGAGTTGTAGTGAAAAAAGATGGAACAAAGGTCAATGTTGTGATTGGTGAAAAAGAAGAAGATCCGGTATTTGCAATTACAGATCTTCTGCCACATCTCGGATCTAAGCAGATGGAGAAAACAGCAGCCACAGTGATCGAAGGAGAGGCTCTGGATATCCTGGTTGGAAGTGCTCCGCTTTGCGGCGAAGAAAAAGATGCAGTTGCAGCGAATGTTCTGAAATTGTTAAAAGAGACATATAGTATGGAAAAAGAAGATCTCATGTCTGCAGAGCTGGAGATTGTTCCGGCAGGAAAAGCACGTGACTGCGGTCTGGATAAGAGTATGGTGATCGGATACGGTCAGGATGACAGAGTCTGCGCATTCACTTCCCTGATGGCAATGCTGCACACAGAGAATAAGAAAAGAACATCCTGCTGCATCCTGGTGGATAAAGAAGAGATCGGAAGCGTTGGAGCAACTGGAATGCAGTCCCGCTTCTTTGAAAATGCAGTTGCAGAGATTCTGGACAAGTGCGGAGAGTTTTCTGAATTAAAACTTCGCCGTGCGATGGCAAATTCTACAATGATCTCATCAGACGTAGGAGCTGCATTTGATCCGATGCACGCAGACGTTTATGACAAGAGATCCAATCCGTTCTTTGGAAAAGGTATGGTGCTCAACAAACACACAGGTGCCAGAGGAAAAGGTGGTTCCAATGATGCGAATGCAGAATACATCGCAAAATTGAGACATGTATTTGATGAAAATAAGGTTGCGTTCCAGCTGACAGAGATGGGCAAGATTGATGCCGGCGGCGGCGGAACGATCGCTTATATTCTTGCAAACTTCGGAATGGAAGTGATCGACGGCGGTGTTGCAGTGCTGAGCATGCACTCCCCTTGGGAAGTTTCAAGCAAGGCAGATGTATATGAAGCTTACCGCGGATACTGTGCATTCTTAAAAGATATGAAATAA